The following are encoded in a window of Harmonia axyridis chromosome 7, icHarAxyr1.1, whole genome shotgun sequence genomic DNA:
- the LOC123684142 gene encoding tigger transposable element-derived protein 4-like: MFGVGEMSKPRKLKSLTIGKKLEILKKVENRVNRKIICQEYDIPKSTLCTIIKNKDTIAKFGAEVNNPCVVKRNKPKKKVNTALIKWFEASRKANLPISGPILQQKALDFSRKLGDENFKASSGWLEKFKKRHGVLQKKACGESAAVNQEECDNWIRDVLPTILAPYEADDIFNADETGLFFKCLPDKTLTFKNEKCYGGKLSKERVTLLLAANMSGSEKLKPVIIGKSAKPRCFAGVKCLPLTYYSNKKAWMTSEIFEKWLLNLDKHFQLQNRRVLLLIDNCPAHPNIDHRLKAIKLIFFPPNTTSKLQPLDQGIIKSFKFHYKRRILQTVLDGFESNGTIPKIDLLDCIHTSAAVWRVDLTQETIQNCFRKAGFGTHNFYDYEDELPLSELKKIMTSEQKVALDLQESVFKCLEVLNADDKVSLEEYINVDVDLITSENPSEDEILEYVNNKQEDLENFSETIPEDDDEDDSVGAARQKPSDAEVAKAIETIRLAFSMNEAATDDDLTLIFEISKKFEAYRLNNKTFRQTLITDFF; the protein is encoded by the exons atgtttggaGTTGGTGAGATGTCGAAGCCGCGTAAACTGAAGTCTTTAACGATCGGAAAGaagttagaaattttaaaaaaagtggaaaatcgTGTCAACAGAAAAATCATTTGCCAAGAATATGATATTCCGAAAAGTACATTATGcactataataaaaaacaaagatacAATAGCTAAGTTTGGTGCAGAAGTGAATAACCCTTGTGTAGTGAAGCGAAATAAGCCTAAGAAGAAAGTGAACACTGCATTGATCAAGTGGTTCGAAGCTTCAAGAAAAGCAAATTTGCCAATCTCAGGGCCCATTTTGCAACAGAAGGCATtagatttttccagaaaattgggagatgaaaatttcaaggctaGCTCGGGATggcttgaaaaattcaaaaaaag ACATGGTGTATTGCAAAAAAAAGCGTGTGGGGAAAGTGCTGCTGTTAATCAAGAAGAGTGTGATAACTGGATTCGAGATGTTCTTCCTACAATTTTAGCTCCTTACGAAGCTGACGATATTTTCAACGCAGATGAGACTGGGTTGTTCTTCAAATGCTTACCAGATAAAACCTTaactttcaaaaatgaaaaatgttacggaggcaaattatccaaggaaaggGTGACTCTTTTATTAGCAGCAAATATGAGTGGCAGTGAGAAATTGAAACCTGTAATAATAGGGAAAAGCGCAAAGCCACGATGTTTCGCAGGAGTGAAATGTTTACCCCTTACTTATTACAGTAACAAAAAGGCCTGGATGACGAGTGAGATATTTGAAAAGTGGTTGTTGAATCTAGACAAACATTTCCAACTTCAAAATCGTAGAGTTCTATTACTGATTGACAACTGCCCTGCTCATCCAAATATCGATCATCGATTGAAGGCaataaagttgattttttttccacccAATACGACATCAAAATTACAGCCTCTTGATCAGGGAATTataaaaagtttcaaatttcattataaacgcAGGATCTTACAAACAGTACTAGATGGATTTGAGTCCAATGGCACTATCCCCAAAATTGATCTCTTGGATTGCATTCATACGTCGGCGGCAGTGTGGAGAGTAGATTTAACCCAGGAGACTATTCAAAACTGCTTCAGAAAGGCTGGTTTTGGGACACATAACTTCTATGACTATGAAGACGAACTGCCGctatcagaattgaaaaaaattatgaccagTGAACAAAAGGTAGCTTTAGATCTCCAAGAGTCTGTTTTTAAATGTTTGGAGGTATTGAATGCTGATGATAAGGTTTCTTTGGAGGAATATATAAATGTGGACGTGGATCTTATAACAAGTGAAAATCCTTCAGAGGATGAGATCTTGGAATATGTGAACAATAAACAAgaagacttggaaaatttttcagagacCATACCTGAAGATGACGATGAAGATGACAGTGTAGGAGCTGCAAGACAAAAGCCTTCTGACGCTGAAGTTGCTAAAGCAATTGAAACCATTCGGCTTGCGTTTTCAATGAATGAGGCTGCAACTGATGACGATTTAACTCTCATATTCGAAATAAGCAAGAAATTTGAAGCCTATCgtctaaacaataaaacatttagGCAAACTTtaataactgattttttttaa